One Methanohalophilus mahii DSM 5219 genomic window carries:
- the hisS gene encoding histidine--tRNA ligase, which produces MKISRPRGTRDFLPENTRLRRFVENRMRDVVSRWGYHEIITPTFENLELFTLKSGEGVTGEIYNFSDKGDRELALRPELTAPVMRMYVNEMQATPRPLKLFYFENCFRYERPQKGRFREFWQFGVETIGSSRPDADAEVIALAEEMIESVGIKGDLRVGHLGIIRHILKELEAEQQTKIMRLVDKKDDTGLDDYLEQINASIELRNELFELVSITGEDAIEKARQIVGDIEELHKFEELTQILDAYNVEYSMDFGIARGLDYYTGMVFEIYASNLGAQNQICGGGSYQLIHLFGGGDVPSTGFGLGFDRIMEICELEPEQKKEVVLVATDDTRLDAIGIARELRRKVPVYLDIMKRNFKGQLSHANNIGARYVVIVGKREMEAGKVTLKDMGSGEQHQLTVEEAREHILKSGW; this is translated from the coding sequence ATGAAAATCAGCAGACCAAGAGGAACCAGGGATTTCCTTCCTGAGAATACGCGATTGAGACGTTTTGTTGAAAACAGAATGAGAGATGTAGTTTCCAGATGGGGTTATCATGAAATAATCACTCCTACCTTCGAAAATCTCGAACTTTTCACCCTCAAGTCCGGAGAGGGAGTTACCGGTGAGATATACAATTTTTCCGATAAGGGTGACAGGGAGCTTGCCCTGCGTCCGGAACTCACCGCACCTGTCATGCGGATGTATGTAAACGAAATGCAGGCAACCCCTCGTCCGTTAAAACTCTTCTATTTCGAGAATTGTTTCCGTTATGAAAGACCCCAAAAAGGGCGTTTCAGGGAATTCTGGCAATTTGGGGTTGAGACCATTGGTAGCAGCCGTCCTGATGCTGATGCCGAAGTAATAGCTCTTGCAGAAGAAATGATCGAATCTGTGGGGATTAAGGGAGATTTGCGTGTAGGGCATCTGGGGATAATTCGTCATATTCTAAAAGAACTCGAGGCAGAGCAGCAGACAAAAATCATGAGGCTTGTGGATAAAAAGGATGACACCGGGCTTGATGATTATCTTGAACAGATCAATGCATCAATAGAGCTTCGCAATGAGCTGTTTGAACTTGTCAGCATCACCGGAGAAGATGCAATAGAAAAGGCAAGGCAAATTGTGGGGGATATTGAAGAACTCCATAAATTTGAAGAACTGACTCAAATACTGGATGCCTATAATGTGGAGTATTCCATGGACTTTGGCATTGCCAGGGGTCTTGACTATTACACAGGCATGGTTTTTGAGATATATGCCAGCAATCTCGGTGCCCAGAACCAGATATGTGGCGGTGGCTCCTACCAGTTGATACATCTTTTCGGTGGAGGGGATGTTCCTTCAACTGGGTTTGGACTTGGTTTTGATCGTATAATGGAAATATGCGAACTTGAACCTGAACAAAAAAAGGAAGTTGTGCTTGTGGCAACAGATGACACCCGTCTGGATGCAATAGGGATTGCGCGTGAGTTACGTCGGAAAGTGCCGGTATATCTCGATATAATGAAGAGAAACTTCAAGGGCCAGCTGTCTCACGCCAATAACATCGGTGCCAGGTATGTGGTAATAGTGGGCAAGAGGGAAATGGAGGCTGGCAAAGTCACTCTGAAGGATATGGGATCCGGCGAACAACACCAGTTGACCGTTGAAGAGGCCAGAGAGCACATTCTCAAAAGTGGATGGTAA
- a CDS encoding pyrimidine dimer DNA glycosylase/endonuclease V, whose protein sequence is MRIWDLPPSDLCRQHLLGEHRELHALWSILTNNKKAYSNHPETLRWKGKLHALYLRHEALVREMQTRGYKSPQPP, encoded by the coding sequence ATGAGAATATGGGATTTACCACCATCTGACCTTTGCAGACAGCATCTTCTGGGAGAACACAGGGAATTGCATGCTCTCTGGTCCATTCTAACTAATAACAAGAAGGCTTATTCCAATCATCCTGAAACACTTCGCTGGAAGGGCAAATTACACGCCCTGTACCTGCGACATGAAGCCCTTGTCAGGGAAATGCAGACGCGGGGATATAAATCACCACAGCCCCCTTGA
- a CDS encoding amidohydrolase family protein, with product MSSMAHEQVIYGNILYGEDLSLVKGYVCIRDGIIHEVCEEPTSSENIIAPCFTNCHTHIGDSVCKDPCIGPAEDFVVKRDLNSLVRPPDGLKHRILAKTSDRELVEYMRTSIRDMLATGTTGFADFREGGYRGVLALKDALKAMDIDSRIFARPDSREYNMPVHEGISLLLSQADGIGMSGAHDIDLNLLTQIADSCHKSGRPFCIHAGEKSRHDIKDALSLQPDMLVHLTQAVQSDLKNVADASIPVVVCPRSNFLTGVGIAPVAEMLKAGINVGVGTDNVMLNSVNMFSEMEFLSKVFGLEDRQVFKMCTLNGASILEMEGKGPLLEGDKANLMVLDGTSNNLKGIQDVLSGLVRRARPDDILSIIH from the coding sequence ATGTCCTCAATGGCCCATGAACAGGTTATTTATGGCAACATCCTCTACGGTGAGGATTTGTCATTGGTTAAAGGTTATGTATGTATCCGGGATGGTATAATACATGAAGTGTGTGAGGAGCCGACATCTTCTGAAAACATTATTGCTCCCTGTTTTACCAACTGTCACACCCATATCGGTGACTCGGTTTGTAAAGACCCCTGCATAGGCCCGGCCGAGGATTTTGTGGTAAAAAGAGACCTGAACAGTCTGGTCAGGCCGCCTGACGGTCTGAAACACCGCATTCTTGCAAAAACTTCTGACAGGGAACTTGTAGAATACATGAGAACTTCCATCAGGGACATGCTTGCCACAGGAACCACCGGTTTTGCAGATTTCCGGGAGGGGGGATACAGAGGTGTGTTGGCACTGAAGGATGCATTAAAAGCTATGGATATTGATTCCAGAATATTTGCAAGACCTGACAGCAGGGAATACAATATGCCTGTGCATGAGGGAATTTCCTTACTCCTTTCCCAGGCCGATGGTATAGGAATGAGCGGTGCACATGATATCGATTTGAATCTATTGACACAGATTGCTGATAGCTGTCACAAATCCGGACGCCCTTTTTGTATACATGCCGGTGAAAAATCCCGCCACGATATCAAAGATGCACTATCTCTGCAGCCGGATATGCTTGTCCATCTGACACAGGCAGTACAGTCAGACCTCAAAAACGTTGCCGATGCATCTATCCCGGTGGTTGTCTGCCCCAGATCCAATTTCCTTACAGGGGTGGGGATTGCACCTGTTGCTGAAATGTTGAAAGCCGGTATAAATGTGGGCGTAGGTACTGACAATGTTATGCTGAATTCTGTAAATATGTTCTCTGAGATGGAGTTCCTTTCAAAGGTATTTGGACTTGAGGATAGACAAGTATTTAAAATGTGCACACTTAATGGGGCATCAATATTGGAGATGGAGGGAAAAGGCCCTCTGCTGGAAGGGGATAAGGCAAACCTGATGGTATTGGATGGCACGTCAAATAATCTAAAAGGAATACAGGATGTATTAAGTGGTCTTGTTCGTCGGGCAAGGCCAGACGATATTTTATCAATAATCCATTAA
- a CDS encoding universal stress protein yields MASEIYKKILIATDGSTENKKAVSYGIELAKLSGARVYVTYVVDTASFDSIPMDGGWEMMYELLEKEGKEITDKVISDTGEDIEIESKLLEGHPGHEIIDFAENNGIDLIVMGTHGKSGLDRFLLGSVAEKVTRNSHVPVMVVRGNGEE; encoded by the coding sequence ATGGCAAGTGAAATCTACAAAAAGATACTGATCGCTACCGATGGTTCCACAGAGAACAAAAAAGCGGTCTCTTACGGAATTGAACTGGCAAAACTCAGTGGTGCCAGAGTATACGTGACCTATGTCGTGGATACCGCATCATTTGATTCCATTCCCATGGATGGCGGATGGGAAATGATGTATGAGCTTCTTGAAAAGGAAGGGAAAGAAATAACCGATAAAGTGATATCTGACACCGGAGAAGATATCGAAATAGAATCAAAATTGCTTGAAGGCCATCCAGGTCATGAGATAATTGATTTTGCTGAAAACAATGGAATTGACCTTATAGTCATGGGTACCCACGGTAAAAGTGGACTTGACAGATTCCTTCTTGGAAGCGTTGCAGAAAAGGTCACCCGCAACTCACATGTTCCTGTTATGGTAGTAAGGGGAAATGGAGAAGAATAA